From Demequina lutea, a single genomic window includes:
- the alr gene encoding alanine racemase, with translation MSRLTVKIDTDAITSNVATLVGRTTAAVMAVVKADGYGHGLVEAGRAARAGGATWLGVAQPHEALELRALGDEGRILTWLYGPDFPARELIEAGVDVSVSSAEVLGEIVAVSRDGAPCPRVHIAVDTGLGREGVTLAELPGLLELVKAAQREGLVRVVGMWSHLAWADAPGHPTIDLQARVFRQALVIAQQASIALEVRHLANSACTLTRPDLHFDLVRPGIAIYGLPPVEDPEGKNFGLKPAMSVTSEIILVKDVPAGQGVSYGHEYVTVHPTTLGLVSAGYADGVFRAAGSVAEVSVRGRRYRIAGRVCMDQFVIDLGPATTVCVGDEVTLIGPGGPSAQDWATAVGTIDYEIVCRFGGSRPKTFS, from the coding sequence GTGAGCAGACTGACGGTCAAGATTGACACCGACGCGATCACCAGTAATGTGGCGACGCTCGTGGGCCGGACTACTGCCGCGGTGATGGCGGTCGTCAAGGCCGATGGCTACGGGCACGGCCTTGTCGAGGCCGGCCGCGCTGCCCGCGCCGGAGGCGCCACCTGGTTGGGCGTGGCCCAACCACACGAGGCCCTCGAGTTGCGGGCGTTGGGCGACGAGGGCCGCATCCTCACGTGGCTCTATGGCCCTGACTTCCCAGCGCGCGAGCTGATCGAGGCGGGCGTCGACGTGTCTGTGAGCTCGGCCGAGGTGCTTGGCGAGATCGTGGCGGTCTCGCGAGACGGTGCGCCGTGCCCTCGCGTACACATCGCCGTCGACACAGGATTAGGGCGCGAGGGCGTCACTCTTGCGGAACTTCCAGGACTCCTCGAGCTTGTCAAGGCGGCGCAACGCGAAGGCCTGGTGCGAGTGGTCGGCATGTGGTCCCACCTGGCCTGGGCCGATGCGCCTGGCCACCCCACGATTGACCTGCAGGCGCGAGTGTTCCGTCAGGCGCTCGTGATCGCGCAACAGGCCTCGATCGCACTCGAGGTGAGGCACCTGGCCAACTCGGCCTGCACTCTTACCCGCCCCGATCTGCACTTCGACCTGGTCCGCCCGGGAATCGCCATCTACGGGCTGCCTCCCGTTGAGGACCCCGAGGGCAAGAACTTCGGCCTCAAGCCGGCGATGAGCGTCACGAGCGAGATCATCCTGGTCAAGGATGTTCCCGCTGGTCAGGGAGTGAGCTACGGCCACGAATATGTGACCGTCCACCCCACCACGCTTGGCCTGGTCAGCGCCGGATATGCGGATGGAGTCTTCCGTGCCGCGGGCTCGGTTGCGGAGGTTTCCGTGCGCGGTCGTCGCTATCGCATCGCGGGCCGCGTGTGTATGGATCAATTCGTGATCGATCTCGGACCCGCCACCACGGTGTGCGTCGGCGATGAGGTGACGCTCATCGGGCCCGGAGGCCCGAGCGCACAGGACTGGGCGACCGCCGTTGGCACGATCGACTACGAGATCGTGTGCCGCTTTGGTGGCTCGCGCCCCAAAACGTTTTCATGA
- the tsaE gene encoding tRNA (adenosine(37)-N6)-threonylcarbamoyltransferase complex ATPase subunit type 1 TsaE, translating to MRYRIKDGESMRELGRAMAQALRAGDLVILAGGLGAGKTTLVQGIGAGLGVRGQVASPTFIISRAHEPAADGPWLVHVDAYRLGSLAELDHLDLDDSTDEAVTVVEWGEGKAESLADGHALITIDRARGAFAEGEDPAAGERVVTVTTSGDAWQGRPWPQAEDGQS from the coding sequence ATGAGGTATCGCATCAAGGACGGTGAATCCATGCGCGAGCTTGGTCGCGCAATGGCGCAGGCCTTGAGGGCGGGCGACCTGGTGATCCTTGCAGGCGGGCTCGGCGCGGGCAAGACGACGCTCGTTCAGGGCATCGGCGCGGGGCTTGGCGTGCGTGGCCAAGTGGCGAGCCCCACCTTCATCATCTCGCGAGCCCACGAGCCCGCCGCCGACGGGCCGTGGCTGGTGCACGTAGACGCGTACAGGCTCGGATCTCTCGCCGAATTGGATCACCTTGACCTCGACGATTCGACCGACGAGGCTGTCACCGTGGTCGAGTGGGGCGAGGGCAAAGCAGAGTCGCTGGCCGACGGGCACGCGCTCATCACCATCGATCGCGCGCGTGGCGCCTTCGCCGAGGGCGAGGATCCCGCCGCAGGCGAGCGAGTCGTGACGGTCACCACGAGCGGCGACGCCTGGCAGGGGCGCCCGTGGCCGCAAGCGGAGGATGGGCAGTCATGA
- the tsaB gene encoding tRNA (adenosine(37)-N6)-threonylcarbamoyltransferase complex dimerization subunit type 1 TsaB: MIVAIDTSSAIAVAITDADATVALGRASVFSPRGHAELLSDLVRQALAEASVTRADITAVVAGTGPAPFTGLRVGLVTARTLALAWKVPAWGVCSLDAIGAEHGDVLAVADARRREVYWARYAGGLRIAGPEVGTPASVLVEEGEMVVGRGAVLYPDAFPGAIDADPDPLWLAKEAVRRRAAGEDLPTEPLYLRRPDVHGA, translated from the coding sequence ATGATCGTCGCGATCGACACCTCGTCGGCCATTGCCGTCGCGATCACGGACGCCGACGCGACGGTGGCCCTCGGGCGAGCGAGCGTGTTTTCCCCGCGCGGCCACGCCGAGCTGTTGAGCGACCTGGTGCGCCAGGCGCTTGCCGAGGCGAGTGTCACGCGCGCCGATATCACCGCGGTGGTCGCGGGCACGGGACCCGCGCCGTTCACGGGACTGCGGGTCGGTCTGGTGACGGCTCGGACCCTCGCGCTCGCGTGGAAGGTTCCCGCATGGGGCGTGTGTTCTCTTGACGCCATCGGCGCGGAGCACGGGGACGTGCTCGCCGTGGCCGATGCGCGCCGGCGCGAGGTGTACTGGGCCCGGTACGCGGGGGGGCTGCGAATCGCAGGCCCCGAGGTCGGAACCCCGGCGTCGGTACTCGTCGAGGAGGGCGAGATGGTTGTGGGCAGGGGAGCGGTGCTGTACCCCGACGCCTTTCCAGGCGCGATCGACGCCGACCCCGACCCGCTGTGGCTTGCCAAGGAGGCCGTGCGCCGACGGGCCGCGGGCGAAGACTTGCCCACCGAGCCGCTCTATTTGCGCAGGCCAGACGTGCACGGCGCATGA